From Brassica oleracea var. oleracea cultivar TO1000 chromosome C3, BOL, whole genome shotgun sequence, a single genomic window includes:
- the LOC106334556 gene encoding uncharacterized protein LOC106334556, producing MSSSRELQYLEYTYRNNRPTTGLLNSIFMTTVNTAARSLVSVASTASTSELASRRWSASDQLSFASGLLTAVAENALVPVSAPSSSSTSSTALVKYSGSGNLSMMMADGVDAPSVSSLGRALCHVLALMNEIPVTSRKYHFTMGMAEKIMEENALSCNAELLDVNRTALASSFARTTARLQDSLKRSRTADETFGGLPLRLVSALPLGGYVASSVRGLTTAINTARSLADMAGNLLSQSKRRESALVRAGGSQENEVELAVEKLAEELLWMTEKLRRYGAIEEGIKRWSYASGLASLSLTAAPRVQGLMVKISALLIGELARDTTQVPGQVKFRLLANWLPLFSHARNGLAFPVLTGYERVEVERAIDKAISTLPALDQEILLTNWLQDFSVSASEWPDLTPAYDRWCHSIRQMAV from the exons ATGTCGTCGTCAAGGGAGCTACAATACTTGGAGTACACTTACAGAAACAACCGTCCCACGACGGGTCTTCTCAACTCCATCTTCATGACCACCGTCAACACCGCCGCTCGTTCTCTCGTTTCCGTCGCATCCACCGCCTCCACTTCGGAGTTGGCTTCTAGGCGGTGGTCGGCTTCGGACCAACTCAG TTTCGCTTCGGGTCTTCTCACCGCGGTGGCGGAGAACGCGTTGGTACCGGTTTCAGCTCCCTCCTCGTCGTCGACGTCATCAACGGCGTTGGTGAAGTATTCAGGGTCGGGGAATTTAAGTATGATGATGGCTGACGGCGTTGATGCACCTTCCGTCAGCTCTCTCGGTAGAGCACTTTGTCAC GTACTAGCGCTGATGAACGAGATTCCAGTAACCTCAAGAAAATACCATTTCACCATGGGAATGGCGGAGAAGATCATGGAAGAGAACGCCCTGAGCTGCAACGCGGAGCTACTCGACGTCAATAGAACGGCCCTCGCGTCCTCCTTCGCACGCACAACTGCGCGTTTGCAGGACTCCTTGAAACGCTCTCGAACCGCAGATGAGACCTTCGGTGGTCTGCCTCTGCGTCTGGTTAGCGCACTTCCTTTAGGAGGCTATGTTGCCTCCTCTGTAAGAGGGCTGACAACAGCAATCAACACGGCCAGGTCCTTGGCCGATATGGCCGGTAACTTGTTATCGCAGAGTAAGAGGAGGGAGTCTGCGTTGGTGAGAGCGGGTGGTTCTCAGGAGAATGAGGTTGAGTTGGCTGTTGAGAAGCTGGCGGAGGAGCTGCTGTGGATGACAGAGAAACTTAGGCGTTATGGTGCGATTGAAGAAGGTATAAAACGGTGGAGCTATGCTTCCGGTTTAGCTTCCTTGTCTCTCACGGCTGCTCCTAGGGTTCAAGGCCTTATGGTCAAGATTTCTG CGCTCTTAATTGGAGAGTTAGCACGAGACACAACACAAGTTCCAGGACAAGTGAAGTTCAGGCTCCTTGCAAACTGGCTACCTTTGTTTAGCCACGCTAGGAACGGGCTAGCGTTTCCTGTGCTGACAGGTTACGAGAGGGTTGAGGTGGAACGAGCCATAGACAAAGCTATCTCGACATTGCCTGCATTGGATCAAGAAATATTGCTCACAAATTGGCTCCAAGATTTCTCAGTCTCGGCCTCCGAGTGGCCCGATCTCACCCCAGCATACGACCGTTGGTGTCACTCCATTCGACAAATGGCCGTGTAG